A single genomic interval of Campylobacter anatolicus harbors:
- a CDS encoding AraC family transcriptional regulator, translating into MQFFNKKDSKFFIIISIVFLLFLGLNYYLNYNLLKDNIRRYETELFGRIHAKVEDWASSNFKDIEKIARLLQNENIADSSQIQPLLYKFQQSSNFPYLIMGLDDGNFYISDYDYVTPHNYDLKSRGWYNDTLKAGATIASNPYISMRLGLRSVSICTPIKLISKRGVFCGGQPFEFMRSYFKEYQTLYDKNLYLINSGGEILASFANLNETISFENITLPNEKYVAFTIKNTNWQLVFEKNQELYASELGKYLFINLLLYALCVLMYVLINLFWFNKSNASSKQLDEQKNYIKDILTKQVSGIFINCNESFDIISASTEFENFYDFKDTNNLKNSINLSKFLTDDEKQGFVSELEISLTSSQIRYFNINIGINEPKKYIITTAPLSQNTPFAISVLFQDVSSMQEIYKTSNKLYNANVEKLLLFIKQNIDDDGLCIEKLAKVTGYSKFHIQRVFKNYMNDNISGYLRSYRLERAAFLLKFSDEKVSVIAKKCGFTHNETFIRSFSKTYNLAPIAYRQNLNILPQNQLVFEEIKQQPMRLAITHKFENLDFLKSKQKSNIKDIFIFLENGNIEHKIYATHSNDSELSYVEIPAGKWAKVDVGATNLSFDELMQKINEVFYDVNFYKFKPPFIYFLLTNSAAPEFIYIKI; encoded by the coding sequence TTGCAGTTTTTCAACAAAAAAGATAGTAAATTTTTTATAATTATTAGTATTGTATTTTTACTTTTTCTTGGACTAAACTACTATCTAAACTATAACCTGTTAAAAGATAACATCAGACGGTATGAGACTGAGCTATTTGGACGGATACACGCAAAGGTAGAGGATTGGGCTAGTTCAAATTTTAAGGATATAGAAAAGATAGCACGTCTTTTACAAAATGAAAATATTGCTGATAGCTCGCAAATACAGCCACTGCTTTATAAATTTCAACAAAGTTCAAATTTTCCATACCTTATAATGGGGCTTGATGATGGCAATTTTTACATTTCAGATTATGATTATGTCACACCACACAACTATGACTTAAAGTCGCGTGGCTGGTATAATGATACGCTAAAAGCTGGTGCAACTATCGCTTCAAATCCCTATATATCAATGCGACTTGGGCTTCGTAGTGTCTCTATCTGCACACCTATTAAACTAATCAGTAAACGTGGTGTGTTTTGCGGCGGACAGCCGTTTGAGTTTATGCGGAGCTATTTTAAGGAGTATCAGACTCTTTATGATAAAAATTTATATCTTATAAATAGTGGTGGCGAGATACTAGCTAGTTTTGCAAATTTAAATGAAACTATATCATTTGAAAACATCACTTTGCCAAATGAAAAGTATGTGGCATTTACTATCAAAAACACAAACTGGCAACTTGTTTTTGAAAAAAACCAAGAGCTTTATGCAAGTGAACTTGGTAAATATCTTTTTATAAATTTACTGCTATATGCTTTGTGTGTTTTGATGTATGTGCTTATAAATTTATTTTGGTTTAACAAAAGCAATGCAAGTTCAAAGCAGCTTGATGAGCAAAAAAATTATATTAAAGATATACTTACAAAACAGGTGAGTGGTATATTTATAAACTGCAACGAGAGCTTTGATATCATCTCTGCTAGCACTGAGTTTGAGAATTTTTATGATTTTAAAGATACAAATAATCTAAAAAACAGTATAAATTTAAGTAAGTTTTTAACAGATGATGAAAAGCAAGGCTTTGTAAGTGAGCTAGAGATCTCTCTCACGTCAAGCCAGATACGATATTTTAATATAAATATTGGCATAAATGAGCCTAAGAAATACATTATAACTACCGCACCACTTAGTCAAAATACACCATTTGCTATATCTGTTTTATTTCAAGATGTTAGCTCTATGCAAGAAATTTATAAGACAAGCAACAAGCTTTATAATGCAAATGTAGAAAAATTACTGCTTTTTATAAAGCAAAATATTGACGACGATGGGCTTTGTATAGAGAAGCTCGCTAAAGTAACAGGATACTCTAAATTTCACATACAAAGAGTATTTAAAAACTATATGAATGACAATATCTCTGGATATTTAAGGAGCTATCGTCTTGAACGTGCGGCATTCTTGCTTAAATTTAGCGATGAAAAAGTAAGTGTGATAGCTAAAAAGTGTGGTTTTACTCACAATGAGACGTTTATAAGGTCTTTTTCTAAAACTTATAATTTAGCACCCATAGCATATAGGCAAAATTTAAATATCTTACCGCAAAATCAGCTAGTATTTGAGGAGATAAAACAACAACCAATGAGATTGGCTATAACGCATAAATTTGAAAATTTAGACTTTCTAAAGTCAAAACAAAAAAGCAATATAAAAGACATATTTATATTTTTAGAAAATGGTAACATTGAGCATAAAATTTATGCCACGCACAGTAATGATAGCGAACTATCTTATGTCGAAATTCCAGCTGGTAAGTGGGCGAAAGTAGATGTTGGTGCTACAAATTTATCTTTTGATGAGTTGATGCAAAAGATAAATGAGGTGTTTTATGATGTGAATTTTTATAAATTTAAGCCCCCTTTTATCTATTTTTTATTGACAAATAGTGCAGCTCCTGAATTTATTTACATAAAAATTTAA
- a CDS encoding F0F1 ATP synthase subunit A: MKDLFLFSNMIYHSHAFVYAFHFCLVALIVVLVAKLSVSNMQLVPRGLQNIVEAYLSGVLSMGRDTLGSEELARKYVPLVATIGFVVFFSNVIGIIPGFESPSSSLNLTLTLALIVFIYYNYEGIKKNGFSKYFAHFMGPSKALAPLMFLVEIISHLSRVVSLSFRLFGNIKGDDLFLLVMLTLAPWFAPLPAYALLTLMAVLQSFIFMMLTYVYLAGAVAIEEH, from the coding sequence ATGAAGGATTTATTTCTATTTTCAAATATGATTTATCACAGCCACGCATTTGTCTATGCATTTCATTTTTGTCTTGTTGCACTTATTGTAGTTTTAGTTGCAAAACTGTCAGTTAGCAATATGCAACTTGTTCCACGTGGATTACAAAACATAGTAGAGGCGTATCTAAGTGGCGTTCTATCAATGGGTAGAGATACTCTAGGTAGTGAAGAACTTGCTAGAAAGTATGTTCCACTTGTTGCGACTATAGGTTTTGTAGTATTTTTTTCAAATGTTATAGGTATCATACCTGGCTTTGAATCGCCAAGCTCTAGCCTAAATTTAACACTTACATTAGCACTTATTGTCTTTATTTATTATAACTATGAAGGCATTAAAAAGAATGGATTTTCTAAGTATTTTGCCCATTTTATGGGGCCCAGCAAGGCTTTGGCACCACTTATGTTTTTAGTTGAGATCATATCTCACCTATCACGTGTTGTATCCCTATCTTTTCGTCTTTTTGGCAATATTAAAGGTGATGATTTGTTCCTTTTGGTTATGCTTACACTTGCACCTTGGTTTGCACCGTTACCGGCGTATGCTTTACTAACGCTTATGGCAGTTTTACAATCATTCATCTTTATGATGCTAACTTATGTTTATCTGGCTGGTGCAGTTGCTATTGAGGAGCATTAA
- a CDS encoding TSUP family transporter gives MEFDLFAYFVFFGAAFLGGFVDAIAGGGGLITLPAIMAMGVPPHVALATNKLQGTFGSFTAALNFTRKGMINYKEAFWGIIFTFIGAIIGAALILLLDPNFLKTIIPFLLIAIFIYTLFMPKVGESDRASRMNSKVFYIIFGMILGFYDGFFGPGAGSFWTFALVMLIGLNMKKAVAHTKLLNFISNVVSLGVFLLAGHVLWIVGLLMGAGQMLGAYVGSNMVIKKEIKFIRTMFLIVVGATIVKLVYDYFCG, from the coding sequence GCTGGTGGTGGTGGACTTATTACACTTCCGGCGATTATGGCTATGGGCGTGCCCCCGCACGTAGCCCTTGCCACAAACAAGCTTCAAGGAACATTTGGTAGCTTCACAGCTGCTTTAAATTTTACTCGCAAAGGGATGATTAATTACAAAGAGGCATTTTGGGGTATTATTTTTACCTTTATCGGTGCTATTATCGGTGCAGCACTTATCCTTTTGCTTGATCCAAATTTTTTAAAAACTATCATACCGTTTTTACTCATTGCTATCTTTATCTACACGCTTTTTATGCCAAAAGTAGGTGAAAGCGATAGAGCTTCACGGATGAACTCAAAGGTATTTTATATCATCTTTGGAATGATTTTAGGCTTTTATGATGGCTTTTTTGGACCTGGTGCTGGGTCATTTTGGACGTTTGCACTTGTGATGTTGATTGGTTTAAATATGAAAAAAGCAGTCGCTCATACAAAGCTTTTAAATTTTATTAGTAATGTTGTATCGCTTGGTGTATTTTTACTCGCAGGACACGTACTTTGGATAGTTGGGCTACTTATGGGGGCAGGGCAGATGCTAGGTGCTTATGTGGGTTCAAATATGGTTATCAAAAAAGAGATTAAATTTATAAGGACGATGTTTTTAATCGTAGTTGGTGCGACTATCGTCAAGTTAGTTTATGACTATTTTTGTGGGTGA